A genomic region of Gemmatimonadetes bacterium SCN 70-22 contains the following coding sequences:
- a CDS encoding asparagine synthase (glutamine-hydrolyzing), with amino-acid sequence MCGICGIVTPAGSNRVVRQDQVTRMRDTMVHRGPDGAGLFLEPGVALGHRRLSIVDVAHGAQPMASDDGRYQLVYNGEIYNHPQLMPALQAQGVAYHTHCDTETVLRLFERHGDSLPTLLRGMFAIAIWDRATRALFLARDRFGVKPLYYAHLDDGTLIFASEIKAILASGELRAAMNTAALPDFLANYAPSGDETLFAGIRRLAPGHTLVWREGKVEVRQYWDLEFAEGTLDGRDDASLVDEYLARFREAVRMRLMADVPLGMFLSGGIDSAAITAIMSQLVKEPIKTFSVAFAEREANELAFARLVAQRYGTDHHEVVVAPNEFFGALPRLVWHEDEPIAHPSSIALNFVSRLAAERVKVVLTGEGSDETLAGYNRYRVTMYNARLGRRYGEVVPRALRSAVRRGIDALPDTAGVRRKLTRTFLYLPSDLDTIYFDNFAVFGRQRQAGLLAPALREQLAGIDPYAAHHAALARTGAHSLLNRLLYADTRTYLHELLMKQDQMSMAASIESRVPFLDHPLVEFAAALPIRMKLRGMTTKHILREAMRGLLPPEILSRKKMGFPVPVGAWLAGPFRHVLDEFVLSPRAAHRALFDMNAVSRMADEHLRGVARHDQRLWALVNLEIWQRIFLDGEPVDAIAATP; translated from the coding sequence ATGTGTGGCATCTGCGGCATCGTGACCCCCGCGGGCTCGAATCGCGTCGTGCGCCAGGACCAGGTCACGCGCATGCGTGACACGATGGTGCATCGCGGTCCCGATGGCGCCGGGCTCTTCCTCGAGCCCGGCGTCGCCCTGGGGCATCGACGCCTCAGTATCGTCGATGTGGCGCATGGGGCACAGCCCATGGCGTCCGACGACGGTCGCTACCAGCTCGTCTACAACGGGGAGATCTACAACCATCCGCAGCTGATGCCCGCGCTGCAGGCGCAGGGCGTCGCCTACCACACGCACTGCGACACCGAGACGGTCCTGCGGCTGTTCGAGCGCCATGGGGACTCGCTCCCGACGTTGCTGCGCGGGATGTTCGCCATCGCCATCTGGGATCGTGCCACGCGAGCGCTCTTCCTGGCCCGGGACCGGTTCGGGGTCAAGCCGCTGTACTACGCCCACCTGGACGACGGGACCCTGATCTTCGCGTCGGAGATCAAGGCCATCCTGGCCTCGGGCGAGCTGCGCGCCGCGATGAACACCGCGGCCCTCCCCGACTTCCTGGCGAACTACGCCCCGTCTGGCGACGAGACGCTCTTTGCCGGTATCCGGCGGCTCGCACCCGGGCACACGCTCGTCTGGCGCGAGGGCAAGGTGGAAGTGCGCCAGTACTGGGACCTTGAATTCGCCGAGGGGACGCTCGACGGGCGCGATGACGCGTCGCTGGTGGACGAGTACCTGGCACGCTTCCGCGAGGCGGTGCGGATGCGCCTCATGGCCGACGTCCCCCTCGGCATGTTCCTCTCCGGTGGCATCGACTCGGCGGCGATCACGGCGATCATGAGCCAGCTCGTCAAGGAGCCCATCAAGACGTTTTCGGTCGCATTCGCCGAACGCGAGGCCAACGAGCTCGCCTTCGCGCGCCTCGTCGCGCAGCGATACGGCACCGATCACCACGAAGTGGTGGTGGCGCCCAACGAGTTCTTCGGGGCGCTGCCGCGGCTCGTCTGGCACGAGGACGAACCGATCGCCCATCCGTCGAGCATCGCCCTCAATTTCGTCTCGCGCCTGGCCGCCGAGCGCGTCAAGGTGGTCCTCACCGGCGAGGGGAGCGACGAGACGCTCGCCGGCTACAATCGGTATCGGGTGACGATGTACAACGCGCGGCTCGGAAGGCGGTACGGGGAGGTGGTCCCGCGCGCCCTGCGCTCGGCGGTGCGACGCGGCATCGACGCCCTGCCGGATACGGCAGGAGTTCGCCGCAAGTTGACGCGTACGTTTCTGTACCTCCCCAGCGACCTGGACACGATCTACTTCGACAACTTCGCCGTCTTCGGCCGGCAACGTCAGGCAGGGCTCCTGGCGCCGGCGTTGCGCGAGCAGCTGGCGGGGATCGACCCGTACGCCGCCCACCACGCCGCGCTGGCGCGCACGGGCGCCCACTCGCTGCTCAACCGGCTCCTGTACGCCGACACCAGGACGTACCTGCACGAGCTGCTGATGAAGCAGGACCAGATGAGCATGGCGGCATCCATCGAGAGCCGTGTCCCGTTTCTCGACCACCCACTCGTCGAGTTTGCCGCCGCCCTCCCCATCCGCATGAAGCTTCGGGGGATGACGACGAAGCACATCCTGCGCGAGGCGATGCGCGGGCTCCTGCCCCCCGAGATCCTCAGCCGCAAGAAGATGGGCTTCCCCGTACCCGTGGGCGCATGGCTCGCAGGGCCGTTCCGGCACGTGCTCGACGAGTTCGTGTTGTCGCCGCGCGCGGCGCACCGGGCGCTCTTCGACATGAACGCCGTCAGCCGCATGGCCGACGAGCACCTGCGCGGCGTGGCGCGGCATGACCAGCGGCTCTGGGCGCTCGTCAATCTCGAGATCTGGCAGCGCATCTTTCTCGACGGCGAGCCGGTCGACGCCATCGCGGCCACGCCCTGA
- a CDS encoding GDP-mannose dehydrogenase — MTSRISVFGLGYVGCVSAACFAKEGHDVVGVDVNPAKVAMINDGIATIVEQGIGEMVAEMRRAGRLRATTDVGEAVMASDISLVCVGTPSRPNGALDLEYVERVCEQIGAALRSKSTRHTVIIRSTVLPGSTRGVAIPALERSSGLSAGRDFGVGMNPEFLREGTSIKDFYDPPFTVIGAEDATTVAEVKALYATIQAPFHAVETGVAEMLKYACNCYHGLKVAFANEIGNVAKTLGVDSHEVMRLFCLDTKLNISAAYLRPGFAFGGSCLPKDLRGITHRARTLDVATPVLSATLESNALQVGRAYDMIAAGGRRRVGVLGLAFKSGTDDLRESPMVTLIERLVGKGFEVSIYDREVRSARLIGANREYIEREIPHVWELMRDSVDAVLADAEVIVIGNGTAEFRDIAPRIREGQKVVDLVRIFGARAPAHMDYEGICW; from the coding sequence ATGACTTCTCGCATCAGCGTCTTCGGACTAGGGTACGTGGGCTGCGTCTCGGCTGCCTGCTTCGCGAAGGAAGGGCACGACGTCGTCGGCGTCGACGTGAATCCGGCCAAGGTCGCGATGATCAACGATGGCATCGCCACGATCGTGGAGCAGGGGATCGGTGAGATGGTGGCCGAGATGCGGCGGGCGGGGCGGCTGCGCGCCACCACCGACGTCGGCGAGGCGGTGATGGCGAGCGACATCTCGCTCGTCTGCGTCGGAACGCCGAGCCGGCCCAATGGGGCGCTCGACCTGGAATATGTCGAGCGCGTGTGCGAACAGATCGGCGCCGCGCTGCGCTCGAAGTCGACGCGGCACACCGTCATCATTCGCAGCACGGTGCTCCCCGGGAGCACGCGAGGGGTGGCGATCCCCGCCCTCGAGCGCTCGTCGGGGCTCTCGGCGGGGCGCGACTTCGGGGTCGGCATGAATCCCGAGTTCCTGCGCGAGGGGACGTCGATCAAGGATTTCTACGACCCGCCGTTCACCGTCATCGGCGCAGAGGACGCGACCACCGTCGCCGAGGTGAAGGCGCTCTACGCAACGATCCAGGCGCCCTTTCATGCGGTGGAGACGGGGGTGGCCGAGATGCTGAAGTACGCCTGCAACTGCTACCACGGGCTCAAGGTCGCCTTCGCCAACGAGATCGGGAACGTGGCGAAGACGCTGGGCGTGGACAGTCACGAGGTGATGCGCCTCTTCTGCCTCGACACCAAGCTCAACATCTCGGCGGCGTACCTGAGACCGGGGTTCGCGTTCGGCGGCTCGTGCCTCCCCAAGGACCTGCGGGGGATCACCCACCGGGCGCGAACGCTCGACGTGGCGACCCCGGTGCTCAGCGCCACGCTGGAGAGCAATGCCCTCCAGGTGGGGCGAGCGTACGACATGATTGCGGCTGGCGGTAGGCGCCGCGTCGGCGTCCTCGGACTCGCCTTCAAGTCGGGGACCGACGACCTGCGCGAGTCCCCGATGGTCACCCTCATCGAGCGCCTCGTCGGCAAGGGCTTCGAGGTCAGCATCTATGATCGCGAGGTGCGCAGCGCCCGCCTCATCGGCGCCAACCGCGAGTACATCGAGCGCGAGATCCCCCATGTCTGGGAGCTCATGCGCGATTCGGTCGACGCGGTCCTCGCCGACGCCGAGGTCATCGTGATCGGCAACGGTACCGCCGAGTTTCGTGACATCGCCCCGCGCATTCGCGAGGGGCAGAAGGTGGTCGACCTCGTGCGCATCTTCGGCGCGCGGGCGCCGGCCCACATGGACTACGAGGGGATCTGCTGGTAG